AGTGTGGATATCGTCAAGCGCCAGGTTAAAAGAGGTGATGATTTTATTGAGTTGCAGCCTTTGGAATTTTCCCTGCTGGAATATTTGGTACGTAACCGGGAGCGCGTGGTTTCAAAAACCATGATCATGGAACATGTCTGGAATTATAATTTTGACCCCATGACAAATGTGGTGGAAGCTCGTATCTGCCGTCTGCGTGATAAGATCGATAAAGGGTACCCAAGTAAGCTGATCCACACAGTCCGTGGTGCCGGGTATGTATTAAAGGCTGAGGATGCCTAAATTTTTACACACCGGTTTTTTCAGGAGCATCGCCTTTCGCCTGACCGTATGGTATGCAGGTATCTTTTCCATCTCATCCTGTGTGGCCTTCGGCCTCTTTTATTTTCTTGCCACCCAGACCATCATGAATCAGGTGGACCAGGAACTCATGGACAAGGCCGGATATTTTCGTACGGTCATCAGCCGGGGTGGTATTGTCGGTGCCCAGAATTTGGCCGTGATCGAAGCCCAGGCTGCCGGGGAAAAGCAGATTTTCTTCAGGCTGCTTTATCCCACAGGCGAGGTCTTTGCCTCCTCCTCAATGTCCTATTGGAAGGATGTCCGCATAAATAAGGAAATGGTGGACCGGCTTCTGACGTCCCGGGTTTCGGTGTTTCAAACGGTTCATATTGCAGGTCAGGAACTAAAGGCAAGAATGATGTATACCTTTGTGGCATCCAATGTTATTTTGCAATCCGGTCTTGCTATGAATTCATATTCCCGGTTTTTGACGGGTTTTAAGAAAATATTTTCCATTTCCATGGGGTTTGTAATTTTATTTTCAGCGGTTTCCGGTATGTTTTTATCCCGGGAGGCCCTTTACGGTGTTGCGGCCATCAGGGCGACAGCCAGTACCATAACCGGATCCAATCTGAACGAACGGGTTCCCGAATCCGGCAGCCGGGATGAACTTGATCTTCTGGCCGTGACCTTTAACCGGATGCTGGATCGGATTTCAGCTCTGGTAAAAAGTATGCGCGAGATGTCCGATAATATTGCCCATGATCTTAAAAGCCCACTGACGCGGATAAGGGGGTTTGCTGAACTGGCACTGATCCAGGAGACTGAAGGGGATATCGAGTCCTACCGAACTATGGCGGCCAACACCATTGAAGAATCCGATCATCTGCTGGACATGATTAATACCATGCTGGTAATCTCCCGGGCCGAGGCTGGAGAAGCTGAATTTGAGTGTGCGCCTGTGGATTTAAGTGCCATGATTATTGACGCGTGGGACCTGTTTGTTCCCCTGGCCGAGGACAAACAGATCGCCTTTACCCAGCAGGTTGATCCCGGGATGTGGATACAAGGGGATGCCGGTATGCTCCAACGTGCCTTTGGTAATCTGATTGACAATGCCATCAAATATACCCCTGAAAAAGGCCAGGTCCATTTGACGCTGCACGCTTGTGGTAAAGAACTGGTGGAGATCCAGGTCAAAGATTCCGGACCCGGCATTGATCCTGCGAACCGGGAAAAAGTTTTCGAACGATTTTTTCGGGAAGAATCTTCCCGGACAACGCCGGGCACAGGGCTTGGTCTAAGTCTTGCCAAAACCATTATAGAACAGCACGGTGGGGCAATTTCAGTGCATCCCGGTGGAGACGAGGGAAGTATTTTTATCGTGACATTACCGCATCGTAATTTTCAGATCATTTAAAAATTATCTTTGTGTTTTATTTTTTATCTACGTCCATGAAGATAGCGTTTAAAATAAATTAATATTGTTTTAAGGAGGTATAAGATGAGACCTGTGGATAAAAAAATTACAATTTTCACTGTATGTCTAATGCTCTTTGGCCTTTTGGTCTTTCCTGCACTGTCTGGGGCCAGGACTCGGATGGTTCCGGTAAGTTTTTCAGAACTTGCACAGCAGGCCAAACCTGGTGTGGTAAATATCCAGACCGTAAAGACAATCAAGGGTGGCGGTCGGGTTTTTCGGCATTTTTTCGGTTCCCCATTCGGCAACCAACCCGGATTAGACGACTTTTTTGGTGGGATACCCAGAAGTCGCAGGGAAAAAAGCCTTGGATCCGGCTTTATCATTGATAAAACAGGGTACATTGTTACCAATAACCATGTGATCAAAGATGCGGATCAGATCAAGGTTATCCTTCATGATGACCAAGAGTATGATGCTCGGATCATCGGTGCGGACCCAATAACAGACCTTGCATTGATAAAGATTGATGCCAAAAATCTTAAACCATTGGAATTCGGATCTTCCAAGGATGCGAAGGTGGGTTCCTGGGTTGTGGCCATCGGTTCCCCCTTTGGCCTTGAGCAGACCGTGACTGCCGGCATCGTTTCCGCCAAGGGGAGGATCCTGGGTTCAGGACCCTATGATGATTATATTCAGACCGATGCGTCTATTAATCCGGGTAACTCCGGCGGGCCGTTGCTGAATATGGACGGGGAAGTGGTCGGTATTAATACTGCTATTATTAAATCCGGTCAGGGTATTGGTTTTGCCATCCCTTCGGATCTTGCCACCAGTGTCATTGACCAGCTGAAGGACTCCAAGCGTGTATCCAGAGGATGGTTGGGCGTCTCCATCCAGGATGTCAGTAAAGAGATGAGTGAATATTATAATCTGGATCCGGATGAAGGTGTTTACGTGGCAAAAGCCTATGAGGATAATCCTGCATACGAGGCCGGCATCCGTCAGGGTGATGTGATTATCAGTGTTGAAGGGGTAAAAATCAGCTCTTCTAGAGATTTGACCATGACCATTGCCAATTTAAGAGTGGGCTCCAAAGTCGATGTTGACGTGATTCGTCAAGGAAAAAATAAAACATTTACGGTTAAACTTGGTGAACGCCCGGATAACCCGGGAGGTTCCCAGCTCGGAGAAGAACTCAATAGCTTTGATGATTTTGGTTTTATGTTTAAACCTTTGAATAAGGATTTAGCAGATCAGCTTGGCTATCCCCCGTCCATTAAAGGACTTGTCGTGACCCAGATTGATCAAGGGTCCCAGGCGGCAATGTCCGGCGTGAGAACAGGGGATCTTTTGGTGGAAATAAACCATAAAAAAATTAACAGCGTAGGCGACTATACCGGAACGATGAATAAGATAAAGAAAGGACAGGCTGTTTATATGGTCTTTATGCGAGGTAACGTCCAGAAATTTGTGGTCCGGTTTGAAAAATAGAGAAGTTTAGCAACAATACTATTCTGAATACGGTACACGCCATGATATAGTGTGTACCGTTTCGGCTATTTAGTGCCCGACCGAAAACCGTAAATTTTGCCGATTACGGCGTTGGCCTGAAATTTTAATCCTCGAAATACTCCATGTATTTCTCCGGTTAAAATTTCAGGCCGCCTTGTACTCAACAGAATTTCCAGGTTTTCGTTCAGACACTATTCATAAGGAGAAAATAATGTTAACCGTTTACGGCGCGGCATGGTGTCCACATTGCACAGAGACCGTTTCCTATTTGGAACATAAAAATATTGCGTTTAATTATGTTGATATTGAATCGGCACCCGATGATTTGGTACAGCAGGTCATTGAAGTTAATGGCGGTGATGACTGGGTGGTGCCCACACTCGAGAACGATGGTAAGTGGCGGCCCGGCAAGGTGTTTAACCCTCATGAGATAGACAGCGATTTGAAAGCGCTTGGCCTGAAACTGGACTGAAATTAGAGGCTTTGAATCGGTGGATTACCATTTGATAATGCTGGTGTCATGTTCAGGTCATGTTCAGGTGGTAGTTTTTATTCAACGCTGGGTAATTTGCTGTTGCGGCTAATGCGGTATGAACCGTTATTGCTAAATCATAACCGGCGAAAAATCTCCCTCCTCTTTAAAACGGGCTGCCTTATTCACGGTAGCCCGTTTTGTTGTAATGCTTATGCTTATTGTTGACCTTGATTACGGTTTAAGATATTTGAAAAGATAAATTCTTTATTTCCTTGAATTAAGACAGGTGTGATCCCCGAATATGCTATAAGTGATAAGGGGATCAATAATTGCCATGAAGCAGTAAAAAACGAGGCATTGGGAATTGGATAATGAACCAATAAAAAAAGCCGCTGGAAAAAACAGCGGCTTGATTTCTTAATTTGGTGGAGCTGAGGGGGCTCGAACCCCTGACCTCATGGCTGCCAGCCATGCGCTCTCCCAGCTGAGCTACAGCCCCACAAAAGAGTGGTAGATGTATAATAGAAACCGCATGGTGTGTCAATAAAAAAATGGTTTTTTGATAGATTAAAATTGCAGCCTTAGAATATTTATTGACACAAGTTGTTGTGAAACGATATTATTCCATGCTTTTAACTTAACAGAACAGGGTCAAGGAGTTATACAAGGATGCTGCGTTACCTTCGAGAAAACACAGGAAATTGGATCATAAAGTTTTTTCTGGCTATCATTATTGTCGTGTTTGTTTTTTTAGGTGTTGGCAGTATGAACGCCGGCAAGAAAAATCAAGTGGCCTCGGTGAATGATCAGGCCATCACGTTTGCGGAATACCGGGATGCGTATCAGCGCATGATTCAACGTCTTCAGCAGCAGTTTGGGAATTCTTTGAATGACGACTTAATAAAGTCGATGAATGTTAAGCAGTATGCAGTGAACAGCCTGATTGATCAAAAAATTCTGGAAATTGAGGCCCAAAAGTTAAAAATTGTTGTGTCTGATGAGGAGCTGAAACAAAATTTGCTCTCCGTCAAGGCTTTCCAGAAGGACGGTCTTTTTAATATGGATATGTACAAGCGTGTGCTTGGGCAGAACGCCATGACGCCTGAAACATTTGAAGCGATGCAGCGCAACACCATTAGAAATGCCAAACTCCAGCGCATGGTGATCAATGGTATAACCGTTGGAAATCAAGAGGCCCAGGCATGGTATTTATTTAACAACACAAAAGCCGGTATTAACTATGTTCTGATTGATCCTGACACCTTTTCTGATGTCTTTGCCAACGAAGATCAGATTCGTGCCCAATATGATGATCATCATGATTTATATATGTCTGAACCTAAATGTAAAGCGGCATTCATTGTGTTTGCACCTAAGGATTTCGAGGGCCAGGTTAAGATTGAAGAGGCTTCGGTTCGGGATTTTTATGATCAGAATCAGGCGCAATTTACCACACCGGAACAGGTTGAGGCCAGCCATATCCTAATAAAGGTTGGTGAAAATGCGGATGAGCAGGCTGTTGCCAAGGCAAGAGAAGAGGCCTTAAGCGTTTATGAAAAAGCAATCCAATCGGTAGATTTTTCAGAACTTGCCAAAGCATATTCCCAGGGTCCGTCTGCTGCAAACGGTGGGTATCTGGGCCGGTTTGACAAGACAAGTATGGTCAAACCCTTTGCTGATGCTGCATTTTCCATGAAAGCAGGCGATATTTCACAACCGGTTAGAACCCGTTTTGGTTGGCATATTATTAAGGTGACGGATAAAACACCTGAAACCGTGACGCCTTTTGAGACAGCTAAAGCACAAATTCAAAAGGAACTGGCCGCAAGCCAACTTCAGGATATGGCATATAATAAGGCAGAGGATGCCTATGACGCAGTGCTTGACGGAGATTCCTTTGAACAAGTTGCGTTAGTTGCAGCCAAACAGGCAGTAAGTACACCTGCTTTTACTATCCTGGGATCAGAACTTAAGGGTATGGGTATTTCAGATCCTGGTGAGTTTGCCTCCACCGCTTTTTCCCTTGTTGATAATGAGATCAGTGAAGTCAAGAAGATTGGGAATAATTATTATTTGATGCATGTGCTTGAAAAGATAGAGCCAAGCTTACGTGCCTACGACGATGTAAAAAAGGAAATTGCCGTTAAATTGACGGCTGATTTGCAAAAACAAGCTGCCAAGAAAGCGGCTGAGTCGATGCTTGACAAAGCAGGTAATGACGCAGCAAATATTGAAAAAATTGCCCGTGACAACGATCTTACGATTGAATCCAGCACGTTGTTCACTCGCAACGAAGCTGTCCCCGGTATTGGCGGGTCTGAGATAATTGCACAAGCTGCCTTTTCTCTTGATGAAAAAGATGATATCTATAAACAAGTCCTTGAGGTGTCCGGAAAATTTTACATTATCGGTCTGAAAGAAAAACAGATACCTGACACTACTGCCATTGCCGATAATATTGATAAAGTTAAACTGCAGCTTGAGGCACGAAAACAACAGGATTATTATTCTCAATGGCTGGCGGCCCGGAAAGAGAACGCTGACATTCGGATAAATACAGATATTATTAACTGATACTCAGATGAAGAAGGTGGGATATCAGTTCTGAATTTATTTTTTATTTCGGCTTTGAACTTTGAAGGGGTTTTATTGGTTCTGATACATTGTTTTTCAGATAGTAGTCCAAATCAAACAACTGTTTAAATGTAAGGGCAGTAAATTTGACGTGGCGTTTTCTGACTTGCATTGAACTGAATGAAGGTGTATCCGTTATTTCATAGTCAGCAACGGTTTGAAATGGAAGATCACCAACATAATATCCCATACTGCTCAAAAAAATAGATTCCTGGTTTCTATTTACGGAGTCTTCTGATTTGTTTTCGGTGTTTATGTATTTGAAACACAGCCCCCCCATACTAATGTCGATGATTTGACCAATTTTGTTGGAATTGGGGCTGATAGCTGCATAGGCACCGTCCACTGCTTTATATCGTTTGTTTTTTCGACGCTCAATGGTTCTTTTTCTTCCAACCATAAATGAATCCTCAGCTTTCTGTGTTGAAAATTTTTTTGCCTATTTTGCTCCCTGTGTTTTCCGCAAAGAACATGCAATATATACGCCAGAGAATGTGTTTGTAGCTCTATACTATGTGCTAAATCCTAAGCGACGATAATCGTAAATAAATCAGAAAAATCCCAGCATGTTTTTATTGGGATAAATATTTATTTTTCAGGTGTTGTGAAATTTATTTAGTAATAATTGTGTAAATAAAGTGTTATATTGTGAAAAAAAATATTTAGCTATGCGCTTGCATTTCACCGTTCTTTTTTTGAAATGTCTGCCATACGGTCTGGCACACACTGTAATTAAAACCTCTGTATCGCAGATAGTTCATCATTTTTTTTCGGCATTCAGATTCATCCAAAGGCGTCCAGACATGCTTTTTAGCCTCAACGGCTTTTAATGCCAGATCCTCGTCTTTATATACATCTAATAGTTCTTGGGCAAGTGCTGGGTCAATACCTTTTTGGCGCAACTCAAATCTTAGGGCATATACGGATTTTGGTTTGTAACGGATTCGGTTTTCGATAAACTGTCGTGCGAAATTTTTGTCGTTCAGGTAATTAAATTCTGACAACTGCACAACAACGCGGTCGATAATGATAGCGTCATATCCTTTATTTGTCAGATATTGTTTCATCTGACGGAT
This window of the uncultured Desulfobacter sp. genome carries:
- a CDS encoding glutaredoxin domain-containing protein produces the protein MLTVYGAAWCPHCTETVSYLEHKNIAFNYVDIESAPDDLVQQVIEVNGGDDWVVPTLENDGKWRPGKVFNPHEIDSDLKALGLKLD
- a CDS encoding SurA N-terminal domain-containing protein, with the translated sequence MLRYLRENTGNWIIKFFLAIIIVVFVFLGVGSMNAGKKNQVASVNDQAITFAEYRDAYQRMIQRLQQQFGNSLNDDLIKSMNVKQYAVNSLIDQKILEIEAQKLKIVVSDEELKQNLLSVKAFQKDGLFNMDMYKRVLGQNAMTPETFEAMQRNTIRNAKLQRMVINGITVGNQEAQAWYLFNNTKAGINYVLIDPDTFSDVFANEDQIRAQYDDHHDLYMSEPKCKAAFIVFAPKDFEGQVKIEEASVRDFYDQNQAQFTTPEQVEASHILIKVGENADEQAVAKAREEALSVYEKAIQSVDFSELAKAYSQGPSAANGGYLGRFDKTSMVKPFADAAFSMKAGDISQPVRTRFGWHIIKVTDKTPETVTPFETAKAQIQKELAASQLQDMAYNKAEDAYDAVLDGDSFEQVALVAAKQAVSTPAFTILGSELKGMGISDPGEFASTAFSLVDNEISEVKKIGNNYYLMHVLEKIEPSLRAYDDVKKEIAVKLTADLQKQAAKKAAESMLDKAGNDAANIEKIARDNDLTIESSTLFTRNEAVPGIGGSEIIAQAAFSLDEKDDIYKQVLEVSGKFYIIGLKEKQIPDTTAIADNIDKVKLQLEARKQQDYYSQWLAARKENADIRINTDIIN
- a CDS encoding Do family serine endopeptidase, with the translated sequence MRPVDKKITIFTVCLMLFGLLVFPALSGARTRMVPVSFSELAQQAKPGVVNIQTVKTIKGGGRVFRHFFGSPFGNQPGLDDFFGGIPRSRREKSLGSGFIIDKTGYIVTNNHVIKDADQIKVILHDDQEYDARIIGADPITDLALIKIDAKNLKPLEFGSSKDAKVGSWVVAIGSPFGLEQTVTAGIVSAKGRILGSGPYDDYIQTDASINPGNSGGPLLNMDGEVVGINTAIIKSGQGIGFAIPSDLATSVIDQLKDSKRVSRGWLGVSIQDVSKEMSEYYNLDPDEGVYVAKAYEDNPAYEAGIRQGDVIISVEGVKISSSRDLTMTIANLRVGSKVDVDVIRQGKNKTFTVKLGERPDNPGGSQLGEELNSFDDFGFMFKPLNKDLADQLGYPPSIKGLVVTQIDQGSQAAMSGVRTGDLLVEINHKKINSVGDYTGTMNKIKKGQAVYMVFMRGNVQKFVVRFEK
- a CDS encoding HAMP domain-containing sensor histidine kinase — encoded protein: MPKFLHTGFFRSIAFRLTVWYAGIFSISSCVAFGLFYFLATQTIMNQVDQELMDKAGYFRTVISRGGIVGAQNLAVIEAQAAGEKQIFFRLLYPTGEVFASSSMSYWKDVRINKEMVDRLLTSRVSVFQTVHIAGQELKARMMYTFVASNVILQSGLAMNSYSRFLTGFKKIFSISMGFVILFSAVSGMFLSREALYGVAAIRATASTITGSNLNERVPESGSRDELDLLAVTFNRMLDRISALVKSMREMSDNIAHDLKSPLTRIRGFAELALIQETEGDIESYRTMAANTIEESDHLLDMINTMLVISRAEAGEAEFECAPVDLSAMIIDAWDLFVPLAEDKQIAFTQQVDPGMWIQGDAGMLQRAFGNLIDNAIKYTPEKGQVHLTLHACGKELVEIQVKDSGPGIDPANREKVFERFFREESSRTTPGTGLGLSLAKTIIEQHGGAISVHPGGDEGSIFIVTLPHRNFQII
- a CDS encoding PilZ domain-containing protein translates to MVGRKRTIERRKNKRYKAVDGAYAAISPNSNKIGQIIDISMGGLCFKYINTENKSEDSVNRNQESIFLSSMGYYVGDLPFQTVADYEITDTPSFSSMQVRKRHVKFTALTFKQLFDLDYYLKNNVSEPIKPLQSSKPK
- a CDS encoding regulatory protein RecX; translation: MTVETAYQKALGYLAKSPKTIRQMKQYLTNKGYDAIIIDRVVVQLSEFNYLNDKNFARQFIENRIRYKPKSVYALRFELRQKGIDPALAQELLDVYKDEDLALKAVEAKKHVWTPLDESECRKKMMNYLRYRGFNYSVCQTVWQTFQKKNGEMQAHS